The Camelus ferus isolate YT-003-E chromosome 32, BCGSAC_Cfer_1.0, whole genome shotgun sequence genome window below encodes:
- the FICD gene encoding protein adenylyltransferase FICD, giving the protein MTLTPMASVMAVTEPKWVSVWSRFLWVALLSMVLGSLLALLLPLGAVEEQCLAVLKGFYLLRTKLDRGQHASTKCTSPSTELSVTSRDAALLVSKTKASPAGKLEAKAALNQALEMKRQGKREKAHRLFLHALMMDPGFVDALNELGIFSEEDKDIIQADYLYTRALIIAPHHKKALVNRDRTLPLVEEIDQRYFSIIDSKVKKVMSIPKGNSALRRVMEETYYHHIYHTVAIEGNTLTLSEIRHILETRYAVPGKSLEEQNEVIGMHAAMKYVNATLVSRLGSVSISDVLEIHRRVLGYVDPVEAGRFRTTQVLVGHHVPPHPQDVEKQMQEFTQWLNSEDAMSLHPVEFAALAHYKLVYIHPFIDGNGRTSRLLMNLILMQAGYPPITVRKEQRSEYYHVLEVANEGDVRPFIRFIAKCTETTLDTLLFATTEYPVALPEATPNHSGFKETLPVKP; this is encoded by the exons ATGACACTCACGCCGATGGCTTCAGTGATGGCGGTGACTGAACCCAAATGGGTGTCAGTCTGGAGCCGCTTCCTGTGGGTGGCGCTGCTGAGCATGGTGCTGGGGTCCctgctggccctgctgctgcCGCTGGGGGCCGTGGAGGAGCAGTGTCTGGCTGTGCTCAAAGGCTTCTACCTGCTCAGGACCAAGCTGGACAGGGGGCAGCATGCCAGCACCAAGTGCACCAGCCCCTCCACGGAGCTCAGTGTCACCTCCCGGGATGCAGCGCTGCTGGTGAGCAAGACCAAGGCCTCTCCAG CCGGTAAGTTGGAAGCCAAAGCCGCTCTGAACCAAGCCCTGGAGATGAAACGCCAGGGCAAGCGGGAGAAGGCCCACCGGCTCTTCCTGCACGCGCTCATGATGGACCCGGGCTTCGTGGACGCACTCAATGAGCTGGGCATCTTCTCGGAGGAGGACAAGGACATCATCCAGGCAGACTACCTGTACACCAGAGCGCTGATCATCGCGCCCCACCACAAGAAGGCGCTGGTCAACCGGGACCGGACGCTGCCACTGGTGGAGGAGATCGATCAGAGGTATTTCAGCATCATTGACAGCAAAGTGAAGAAGGTCATGTCCATCCCCAAGGGCAACTCAGCACTGCGCAGGGTCATGGAGGAAACATACTACCACCACATCTACCACACGGTCGCCATTGAGGGCAACACCCTCACGCTCTCGGAGATCCGGCACATCCTGGAGACCCGCTACGCCGTGCCGGGGAAGAGCCTGGAGGAGCAGAATGAGGTCATCGGCATGCACGCGGCCATGAAGTACGTCAACGCCACGCTGGTCTCCCGCCTCGGCTCCGTCAGCATCAGCGACGTGCTTGAGATCCACCGGCGGGTGCTGGGCTACGTGGACCCGGTGGAAGCCGGCCGCTTCCGCACAACACAGGTCCTCGTGGGCCACCACGTCCCGCCCCACCCTCAGGATGTGGAGAAGCAGATGCAGGAGTTCACTCAGTGGCTCAACTCCGAGGACGCCATGAGCCTGCACCCGGTGGAGTTCGCGGCCCTGGCGCACTACAAACTCGTGTACATCCACCCCTTCATCGACGGCAATGGCAGGACCTCGCGCCTGCTGATGAACCTCATCCTGATGCAGGCGGGCTACCCGCCCATCACCGTCCGCAAGGAGCAGAGGTCCGAGTACTACCACGTCCTGGAGGTCGCCAACGAGGGCGACGTGAGGCCGTTCATCCGCTTCATTGCCAAGTGCACAGAGACCACCCTAGACACCCTGCTCTTCGCCACCACAGAGTACCCGGTGGCACTGCCAGAGGCCACACCCAACCACTCTGGGTTCAAGGAGACGCTGCCCGTGAAGCCCTAA